The region TTGTGCAACTGTTCTAATGTTAATCCTTCTAATTCTTTTAACAGCAGTGCTCTCGATTTTCTTAAAATATCAAATTGTATGTTCATTTTTTATCTGTAATTTTGATTCTGTAAATATAATCCATAAAAATGAAGAAAGTCTATTTTTTAAAAACTTGTGATACTTGCAAAAGAATTTTAAAGGAAGTAAATACAACTGGTTTTGAGCTTCAAAACATCAAAGAAAACCCTGTTACAGCATCTCAATTAGATGAAATGTATGCACTTTCTAAAAGTTATGAAGGCTTATTTAATAAACGTGCAAGATTGTACAAATCTCTAGGTTTAAAGGATAAAAACTTGACAGAAACGGATTTTAAAAACTATCTTTTAGAGGAATATACTTTTTTAAAACGTCCGGTTTTTGTTGTAGAGGGTGAAATATTTATTGGTAATAGCAAAAAAGTTGTGCAAGAATTAAAAGAGAAGATTGGTTAAAATCTTCTCTTTTAATTCTTCATTTTAGTCTGTTGAAATTTTTATATCTGAAGAAGAAATCATTGCTGCTAATTCATCTTTGGTAATTTTGGTTTCTAAGCCAAACAGCACAAAGTTATCATTCTCGCTGTTTGCTCGGATAATAATTTCTCTGATAAAGTTATTCTTTTCTACAAAAAATAATTCAGCTTTACTGCCTTTATCCTTTACTCTCGCTAAGGTTTTTAATTGATTATTTCTTCTAAATTTTTTAAAATCACTCGCAATTACACCATCTTCATTATCAAAAATCATCAACTTAAAATCACTCGATTTTTTTATGATGTTCATTAAATCGCTATCCTCTTCATCATCTAAAAATGAACCCGCTAAAGAGGCTGATAAATTGATTGAAAAAGTTGATTTCTCTTTATTGCTTGTATAAAATTTTTCGAAAGCTACTTTTTGCGCTGAAATAGTAGTCATAAAAAGCGCAAATAAAATGGTTGTTAATTGTTTCATGATTGTCTGTTTTAATTTAAGACGACCAAGTATAGAATTTGTTACAATGGCTAATTTGTAGGAAATATCTTTTGAGTGATCTATCCTTTTTAAAGAAATTATATGAAGACTACTTTTTAATTTAAAAATTTTTCAGGGAGATCCTTAACAACTAAAACTACAGTTATTGCTTATAAATATTCATTAAACCTTCCGCTTCTTTGCTGGCACTCCAGTTTTTAATGATTTCTTTTCTGGCTTGTTTTCCTAAAAACGGAATTTCGCCTTTTAATTGTTTTGACAACAGAGACTCTAATTCAGCACTATTTCCGGCTTCAAATAAATAACCATTTTTTGTATCAGAAATTAATTCAGAATGCACACCCACATTTTTAGTAGCAATTACTGAACATTCGCAAGACATTGCTTCTGCGGTTACGAGAGAAAATCCTTCAGAAAAACTTGGAGCCACTACAATTTTTGCCGCCTGATAATATGAAATGATATCTCTTGTTTCATTGATAAAATAGACTTGATTTTCTATTTGATGCTTCTTTGCTATCAATTTTAATTCTTCTAAAAAAACTGGTTTATCTACTTTTCCCACAATCACTAGCGCCCAATTTTTGTGTTCTTTTAAAACTTTTGCAGCTTCTAGCAAAACAAGTTGCCCTTTCGCCTTTCTTACTCTACCTACATTTAGAATGATATTTTTTTGCTGAACGTCCTTTAGAATACCCTTATTTTTTGGTAAAAATTCACTTACTTTTACTCCGTGACCTACAACAGTATTTTCAATCCCTAAATTATTGCTCATACTTTTAATGAGCGTAATTACTTTGTCCGCTTTCTTTAAAAGAAATTTAGTTAAGCCGGAAGGAACCGTTTCTGCATGCCTGGTTGCAATTAATGTAAATTTTGCTCCTAAAAAACGAAACCACAACATTCTGATAATTTCATTATTTCTATGACAGTGCACAACTGTTTTTTGATCCGAAAATAAAATGGTTTTTAATTTTGATGTGCTAATTTGTGGTCCGTCAATATTAGAACCATAGACGTAAGTTTCAAAATTATCAACAAAAAAAGGAAGCACATTTTCTACACTTCTAGTAACGCCAGTTTTGCGTTTGTGAAAATGTGTATGGATTAAAACTGGTTTCAAGAATTAAAATTTAGATTTTTAAAGTTGATTTTTAAATTTTATCCGTTAAACTCAAAAATTCGAAACCTTTTAAGCGAATTTACGTTCAATAATTTCTAGAAAACGAATTTCCAATTCCTCATGATTAGACCAATTATAATCTGGTTTTACCATTTTATCAATAAAGTCTTTAGCCTCTTGATCTGATTTTAAAGTGTTTAATTGAGAAATTACCCTGTTAAAATCTTCCTGACTACCTTCAAATAGATTTTTTACAAAGACAATTCTGTCATTTAAACCTATTTGAATATGACCAGACAATTTATCATTTAATGATTTCGGTTTTGCCTTTTCAAATAAATCTGCCATTAAATCCACAGAAAATGTATCTTGTAATTCTTCTTCTAAAGACATTGTTTTACGTTCTTCAACTTTAACTACGTCACTTAATTCCATGGAATTTGTTTCGACCTCGACATCCTTAGAAATCTCTTTTTCAGAAAACATGATTTCTTCTAATTCTGCAAATGGCTGTTCTATAACTTCTTCAACTTTAGGACTTTCTTCTTCTGCAACTGGCAAAATCTCAATTTCTTTTTCAACTATTTTTGGTGTATCAATTGTAGTAGAAATTACTTTTTCTTCTGCTCTATTTTCTTCCTCAATAATTTCTTTTTCTGCAAGATGCTCCTCTTTTTTAACGTAGGCTTCTTCAACTATTTCTAATAATTCTGATTTAGTTTCTTTTAAATTAGGAGTTGAATTGACATATTCCTCTACAAATGCCAAAACAGAAAGTTTTTCATAAATTTCTTTCGATTTTTCTTTTAACAAAAACACATTCTCTTTGTTTTTCATCTGTAAAATACTGTGTGCTAAACTTATTAAATCGCCTTCTATTTTCTTGTACATAAATTGTTTGTTCGTGTTCTGAATCAAGTTCAGAATAAATTATTTTTTAAGCCTAAATATGTATAAATTTGTTGACAATCAACGTAAACAAAATTACAAAAATTATAATGCTTAAAATTACAAAATGTTTCTTGAAAATACAGTAAATCATACAGAACAATTTGGATGGATAGAAGTAATTTGTGGTTCTATGTTTTCTGGAAAAACTGAAGAATTAATCAGACGTTTAAAACGTGCACAATTTGCAAAACAAACCGTAGAGATTTTTAAACCCGCTATAGATACACGTTATGATAATGAAGAAGTAGTTTCTCACAACGATTCTAGAATTCGTTCAACTCCTGTGCCTGTTTCTTCAAATATTAGACTACTGGCAAGTAATGTAGATGTAGTGGGTATTGATGAAGCGCAGTTTTTTGATGATGAAATTGTGGCGGTTTGCAACGATTTGGCAAATAGAGGCGTTCGTGTCATTGTAGCCGGACTAGATATGGATTTTAAAGGAAATCCTTTTGGCCCCATGCCTGCACTAATGGCAACCGCAGAATATGTAACAAAAGTACATGCCGTTTGCACACATACAGGGAATTTAGCACATTATAGTTTTAGAAAAGCTCAAAATGACAAGTTGGTAATGCTAGGTGAAACCCAAGAATACGAGCCATTAAGCAGAGCTGCTTATTATAAAGCTAACAAAAAGAAACAAGAGCAAATTGCCTTAGAAAAACAAACTGAAATCAAAAACCTGCAAAAAGCTGAGCATAAAAAAGATATGGAATCGAATTCATAAAAATTGAAATAGATTTACAAATATTTGAAAAATACAAACTAAAGATCCTGAAACGAGTTCTGCATACCTATGAATAATCATGTTACAGTTTTAGAAATTGATGCCCATGCGCTAGAACACAATCTCAATTATTTCAAAAAAAAATTACGACCTGAAACTAAAATTTTAGCGGTAGTTAAAGCTTTTGGTTATGGAAGTGACGGTGTTAAAGTGGCTACTTTTTTACAAGATAAAGTAGCTTATTTTGCGGTTGCGTATACACATGAAGGTGTTGCTTTAAGAAATGCAGGTATAAAAACCCCTATTCTTGTTTTGCATCCTCAAATACCCAATTTAAGAGAAATCGTAGATTATCGTTTAGAACCAAATTTATATAATTTTAAAATTTTTAATGCTTTTTTAAAATTAGCAGATGACATTCCTTTAATCAATTATCCTATTCATATCAAGTTTAATACGGGTTTAAATCGACTAGGTTTTTGGCATACAGATATTCCTAAAATTATTTCTGAATTAAAAAAATGTACGCATGTTAAAGTGCAATCTCTCTTTTCTCATTTAGCAGCTAGCGAAGATTTAGAAGAACAAGAATTCACAGTAAAACAATTGAATAATTTTGCACACATAGCAAAACAATTCTATACATATTTAGACTATGAGCCGATGTTGCATATTTTAAATACTTCTGGGGTTGTCAATTTTGCAAAAGCACAATTTGATATGGTACGAATTGGCATTGGTTTGTATGGTTTTGGAAATGATGATCAAGAAACTGCTCAACTAAAAAACACCCATAATTTAAAATCTATTATTTCTCAAATTCATTTTATTGAACCCGGTGAAACCGTAGGTTACAACAGAGCTTTTGTTGCAAAAAGTCCTACTAAATCTGCTACAATTCCTGTAGGTCATGCGGATGGTATCTCTAGAAAATTAGGAAATAAAAAAGGCTACGTACTTATCAACAACCAAAAAGCAAAAATTATTGGTAATGTTTGTATGGATATGATCATGGTGGATGTTACTAAAATTGATTGTCATGAAGGTGATGAAGTGCTTATTTTTAATAGCCAAAAAGCCATTAAACATATAGCACATATTTCTGAAACCATAGTTTACGAGACTTTAACGGCTATTTCTCAACGTGTTAAGAAAGTATTAAAGTATTAGTTATTTTTACTACTTTCGCATGATAACTAATTAAATTAAAATTAAAATGGGAATGCTTAAAGAATTTAAAGACTTTGCAATGAAGGGAAACCTAATTGATATTGCAGTAGGTTTTGTTATGGGAGCTGCTTTTAAGCAAGTAGTAACCTCTTTTACTGGCGGAATTGTTTCTCCTTTAATAGGCTTATTATTTAGTGCAGATTTAAAAAAATTAAAATGGATTGTTAAAGAAGGTGTTGCCGATGATACTGGAAAAATTATAGGGGAAGTAGTCGTTTTATATGGCGACTTTTTAACCAACGTTATCGATTTTATTATCGTAGCTTTTGTAATGTTTATGATTGTTAAAGGCGTAAACGCTACTAAAAAGAAAGAGGCACCTGCTCCACCTCCAGCTCCTAAAGGACCAAGTCAAGAAGATTTATTGGCTGAAATTAGAGATTTATTGGCGAAAAAATAAATAAAAATATTTTGAACTCAAATATTTAAAACCGAGCAAATGCTCGGTTTTTTTTATGGGTAAGAATTACGCTATTATCAGTGCACAAGTCCAGAATATTTTATGTCTCGGTCTTTTTATGCTATAAATCCTTTTAACATGGCATAATCTTTTTGTAAATTGACGAACATTATAAACTTTTTTGTGCCCTGAAAACTCATTTTACAATCTTTCTACTTATTTTACTTTACACAAATAATACTTGGATAAAAAAATCATCTAAACCAACCCATAAAAAAATGAACCTTAATAAATTTGAACCTAAAGACGGAGAATGCTTATTTTTTATTGGTCAAGATTTAGAGGCCGTTGGTGGGCTAAAGAATTACAACGAAGGCTATGCAGATACTTTTGAAATTCCGGCAGGTGTTACCGTCTATACAAATTTATCTTCTGGAGGTAACTCTTTTGGATATAATTTTAAAGGTTTAGACGGCATAAAAACTAAAGCAAATTGGGGAGCAGGAGATACTTGTGCGCACTATTATATCGAGGATCCTAAATTTAAAAACAGTATGATATCAATAGGTTTGTCTTTGGTAAATGCTGAAAAAAGTATTGCTAAAGGAAAAAATGATGAACTCATTATTGAATTTGGAAATTGGATTAAAGAAATAAAAAGACCCGTTTTTTTAAGAATTGGCTATGAATTTGATGGTTGGGATTGGAACGATTACGAAAAGAAATATTTTTTAAAAGCTTGGAAACGCATTCATAGAATATTTACAGATATGAATGTTAATAACGTAGCCTATGTTTGGCAATCTAAAGGCACTGGTTCTAACCAAGAAATTTTAGAAGATTGGT is a window of Polaribacter litorisediminis DNA encoding:
- the mscL gene encoding large conductance mechanosensitive channel protein MscL, which produces MLKEFKDFAMKGNLIDIAVGFVMGAAFKQVVTSFTGGIVSPLIGLLFSADLKKLKWIVKEGVADDTGKIIGEVVVLYGDFLTNVIDFIIVAFVMFMIVKGVNATKKKEAPAPPPAPKGPSQEDLLAEIRDLLAKK
- a CDS encoding glycosyltransferase family 4 protein, whose translation is MKPVLIHTHFHKRKTGVTRSVENVLPFFVDNFETYVYGSNIDGPQISTSKLKTILFSDQKTVVHCHRNNEIIRMLWFRFLGAKFTLIATRHAETVPSGLTKFLLKKADKVITLIKSMSNNLGIENTVVGHGVKVSEFLPKNKGILKDVQQKNIILNVGRVRKAKGQLVLLEAAKVLKEHKNWALVIVGKVDKPVFLEELKLIAKKHQIENQVYFINETRDIISYYQAAKIVVAPSFSEGFSLVTAEAMSCECSVIATKNVGVHSELISDTKNGYLFEAGNSAELESLLSKQLKGEIPFLGKQARKEIIKNWSASKEAEGLMNIYKQ
- a CDS encoding DUF4252 domain-containing protein, encoding MKQLTTILFALFMTTISAQKVAFEKFYTSNKEKSTFSINLSASLAGSFLDDEEDSDLMNIIKKSSDFKLMIFDNEDGVIASDFKKFRRNNQLKTLARVKDKGSKAELFFVEKNNFIREIIIRANSENDNFVLFGLETKITKDELAAMISSSDIKISTD
- the alr gene encoding alanine racemase; amino-acid sequence: MNNHVTVLEIDAHALEHNLNYFKKKLRPETKILAVVKAFGYGSDGVKVATFLQDKVAYFAVAYTHEGVALRNAGIKTPILVLHPQIPNLREIVDYRLEPNLYNFKIFNAFLKLADDIPLINYPIHIKFNTGLNRLGFWHTDIPKIISELKKCTHVKVQSLFSHLAASEDLEEQEFTVKQLNNFAHIAKQFYTYLDYEPMLHILNTSGVVNFAKAQFDMVRIGIGLYGFGNDDQETAQLKNTHNLKSIISQIHFIEPGETVGYNRAFVAKSPTKSATIPVGHADGISRKLGNKKGYVLINNQKAKIIGNVCMDMIMVDVTKIDCHEGDEVLIFNSQKAIKHIAHISETIVYETLTAISQRVKKVLKY
- a CDS encoding thymidine kinase translates to MFLENTVNHTEQFGWIEVICGSMFSGKTEELIRRLKRAQFAKQTVEIFKPAIDTRYDNEEVVSHNDSRIRSTPVPVSSNIRLLASNVDVVGIDEAQFFDDEIVAVCNDLANRGVRVIVAGLDMDFKGNPFGPMPALMATAEYVTKVHAVCTHTGNLAHYSFRKAQNDKLVMLGETQEYEPLSRAAYYKANKKKQEQIALEKQTEIKNLQKAEHKKDMESNS
- a CDS encoding arsenate reductase family protein, with product MKKVYFLKTCDTCKRILKEVNTTGFELQNIKENPVTASQLDEMYALSKSYEGLFNKRARLYKSLGLKDKNLTETDFKNYLLEEYTFLKRPVFVVEGEIFIGNSKKVVQELKEKIG
- a CDS encoding glycosyl hydrolase, yielding MNLNKFEPKDGECLFFIGQDLEAVGGLKNYNEGYADTFEIPAGVTVYTNLSSGGNSFGYNFKGLDGIKTKANWGAGDTCAHYYIEDPKFKNSMISIGLSLVNAEKSIAKGKNDELIIEFGNWIKEIKRPVFLRIGYEFDGWDWNDYEKKYFLKAWKRIHRIFTDMNVNNVAYVWQSKGTGSNQEILEDWYPGDDFVDWCGYSYFGNPDEEMITFARKHKKPVFIAEATPVFQEGNLYFDADISKEKIAKKAWNEWFIPFFRVINENQDVVKAFSYINVNWPSQPMWIDNLSFQKVDSRIQNSTYLSKKWIAEISKPRYLKATDRLFSKLGYE